GTGACGCAGGCCGTCGGCTTCGAAGCCGCCCTGCGCACGTACATGCAGGCCTGCCTCGACGGCGGGACGGGCGAAGGATGCCCGTTCACGGGCACCGTCGACGACGCCATGGGCGATCTCGCGGCGCTGCTCGCGGCGGTCGACGCCAACCCGCTGCGGTCGAGCCAGGACGACCGTCTGCTCGGCGCGGACAGCCTCATGACGGGCGTCATCGCGGCGCTCTACAACGAGGCGAACTGGCCGTATCTCACGGAGGCGCTCGCCGGCGCGCTGGAGGGTGACTCCTCCATCGCGTTCCTCCTGGCCGACTCCTACAACGGACGCGAGGGCGGCGAGTACGTCGACAACTCGACCGAGGCGTTCAACGCGTACAACTGCATGGACTACCCGGCGGAGTCCGAGCAGGCGATCGAGGAGACCGAGCAGCGCATCGCCGAGGAGGCGCCCACGATCGCACCGTACTGGACGGGCGCGTCGGTGTGCGAGTACTGGCCGTACGAGCCCACGGGCGTCCGCGAGGAGATCGCCGCCGAGGGGGCTCCGCCCATCCTCGTCATCGGGACGACGGGAGACCCGGCCACCCCGTACGAGTGGGCCGAAGCGCTCGCGGATCAGCTCGCGTCGGGCGTCCTCCTGACGTACGAGGGCGAGGGGCACACGGCCTACAACGGCGCGAGCACGTGCGTCGACGAGGCCGTGGAGGCGTTCTTCACCGACGAGATCGTGCCCGAGGACGGGCTCGTCTGCTCCTGACGCGAGGCGCCTCGCGAGGAAACGCCCGGATGCCGACGCCGGTTTCGCGGCACCCCGTCCGACCGGGTATGCTTGATTCTCGTGCCGCTCGCGCGGTACGAGATCGCCACCTTAGCTCAGTCGGCAGAGCGATTCACTCGTAATGAATAGGTCGTCGGTTCGATTCCGACAGGTGGCTCCAGAGGGAAGGCGCGCTCCGGCGGGGCGCGCCTTCTGCGATACCTGACGGAGTCCCATGGACATGAGCCGCGTGGTCGGCGCGATCACCGAGATCTTCTCGTGGATCGGGTTCGGCGGGGCGATCGTGTTCGGGCTCGCCGCCGTCGTCGCGCGTCTGGCGGACGGCACGTGGGTCGCCGTGCACGGCTTCCTCCTCGAGGACGCCGACCCTCCGGTCGTGCGCTGGTTCGGCGCCGGTCACGCCGTCGGCGAGGCGCCCCTCACAGCCGAGATCAGGCGGGCCGCCGACGATGCGGACGAGCTCGACCTCTTCACGAGACCCGGGCGGCCCGGCAGCGCGCGCCTGCACGAGCGTTCTCCGCTTCCGCGCCTCCTGGGCTGGAGCGCCGTCGCGTTCGGGTCGCTGGGAGTCGTCTCGACCATCGTGCAGCTCGTGCTGGCAGCCCTGCGCTGACGGCGTCGCGTGAGCTCACGAGGCGGGCGCCGAGAAGCTGTGCGTCACGGGCGCACGGTGCCGAACGGGCCTCCTGCCGTGAGGGAGAAGATGTCCCCCTCCGAGAGGGGATAGGCGCCTCTGACGGCCGGAGCGCTCCCGAGGCTTTCGTGAGCGGGCAGCTCCAGCACGACCGTCGTGCCCCCTCCGGCCGTGCTGTCGATCGAGACGGTTCCCCCGAGGGTCTCCATGAGGCGCCGGACGCTCGCGAGGCCGATGCCGCTCCCGCCGTCCGCCGGGTCGGCGAGTCGTCCGCGTTCCCCCAGGTCGAAGATCGTCGCCAGGTCGTCGGCGTGGATGCCGCGTCCTTCGTCGTTCACCCGCACGGTGATCGTCGACTCCGATCGCGCCAGCTCGACGTGGATGGTCCCGTCGGAGTACTTGGCCGCGTTCTCGATCACGTTCACGAGCGCCCGGCGCATGGCGGCCGAGTCTCCGTGGAACAGCAGGGGTCTCTCGAGCGACAGGCGCAGGCGCGTGTTCAGATCGCCCGGCAGGACCATGGACGCGGCCTCTTCGACCACGGATGCGAGGTCGACCGCGACGGGAGGCCGTTCGGCGGCGTGAGCGACCTGGCGGCTGAGGCCCGCCTTCAGGTCCGCGATCATCGAGACCAGGTGGTCGCTCGCCGTCGACGCGCTCTGCAGCAGATCGTCCTGATCGCCCAGCCTGTCCTCGAGCAGGTCGAGGAAGCCTCGAAGAGCCGTCGCGGGGGAGAGGAGATCATGCACGACCGAACGCAGCCACGCATCCCGCTCGTCGATTGCCGTCTTCATGGCCGTGAGATCGCGCACGATCTTGATGAACCCCGCCGGGCTCCCGTCCTCCTCACGCAGTGCAGTGACGGTGACATGGGCCCAGAAGAGGGTTCCGTCGGAGCGCAGTCTCCATCCGACGTCCTCCGCCCATCCGCGCTGAGCGGCCGACGAGAGGAGTCGGTCCGGGATCCGCCTGGCGATGTCCTCGGGCCGGTAGAACACCGAGAAGTGGCGTCCGAGGATCTCCTCGGCGGTGTAGCCCTTGATGATCTCCGCGCCGCGATTCCAGGAGCGGATGCGTCCCGAGGCGTCGAGCTCGACGATCGCGAACGAGGACACCTGCTCGCTCCACCCGTCGGGCAGCACGTGCGAGCTCGTGTCGTCGGCGATCTTCGCGTCGGTGCCAAGGGTCATCCGGATCCCGTCTCTCGACGCACGGCGCCCTCGGGTCGGACGGCGTGTCGCCTCAATTATGCCGTGCCCGGGCATCACGCGCCGAGGGTTGACGACGAGGCGCCGGAGTGCGTGCGCGCGTCCCCCTCACGCGGAGGGGCAGTGCAGCTCCCCGTCGACGAGGACGTGGTCTGCCTTGTCGGCGCCGCAGCGATGGCACGGCGTGCCCCTGCCCTCTCCGAGCTGAGCAGGTCCTGCGAGCCGGATGAGAGTGGTGTTGAACCACTGGTAGAAGCCACCCGCCTCGCGGATCCGGGCGCGAAGCGATGTCTTCCGCCCGCCTGATGCCGTCATATTCATTAGTGTACTAATGATTCGAGGGCGATACGATCGTCGGGTGACGAACCGCGACGACCTGCTCCGCCTCGACAACCAGCTCTGCTTCGCGATCGTCACCGCTGCCCGCAACGTCGTCTCGATCTACCGTCCGGTGCTGGAGCCGCTCGGTCTCACCCATCCGCAGTACCTCGTCATGCTCGCGCTGTGGGAGGAGTCGCCGCGGGCGCTCGGCGACCTCGCCGCCGCGCTCGCGTGGGAGCCGGCGACGGCGTCGCCGCTCGTGAAGCGGCTGGAGGCACAGGGGCTCGTCCGCCGCGAGCGCCGATCCGACGACGAGAGGCGGCTCGCGATCGACCTGACCGAGGAGGGAGCCGCGCTGCGCGAGCGCGCGCTCGACGTCCCCGAGCAGATCATGGCGCGCGTCGGTCTCGACGCCGATCGGCTCGCGGCCATCCGAGACTCCCTCGCCCCGTTCTCCGGGGCGTTCGGGGGCTGACGTTCCGCGTGACGCGGCGTACGCTCGAAGCATGAGCAGGGCGCTTCTCATCGTCGACGTGCAGAACGACTTCACCGAGGGCGGTGCGCTCGGAGTGGCCGGCGGCCACGCCGTCGCGGCCGGCGTCACCCGGCACCTCGCCGCTCATGCGGGGGAGTACGCGCTCGTCGTGGCGTCGCGCGACTGGCACAACGCGGACGGCGACAACGGCGGGCACTTCGCGGCGGGCGAGCCGGACTTCGTGGACACCTGGCCCGTGCAC
This window of the Microbacterium sp. AB genome carries:
- a CDS encoding PAS domain-containing sensor histidine kinase produces the protein MTLGTDAKIADDTSSHVLPDGWSEQVSSFAIVELDASGRIRSWNRGAEIIKGYTAEEILGRHFSVFYRPEDIARRIPDRLLSSAAQRGWAEDVGWRLRSDGTLFWAHVTVTALREEDGSPAGFIKIVRDLTAMKTAIDERDAWLRSVVHDLLSPATALRGFLDLLEDRLGDQDDLLQSASTASDHLVSMIADLKAGLSRQVAHAAERPPVAVDLASVVEEAASMVLPGDLNTRLRLSLERPLLFHGDSAAMRRALVNVIENAAKYSDGTIHVELARSESTITVRVNDEGRGIHADDLATIFDLGERGRLADPADGGSGIGLASVRRLMETLGGTVSIDSTAGGGTTVVLELPAHESLGSAPAVRGAYPLSEGDIFSLTAGGPFGTVRP
- a CDS encoding MarR family winged helix-turn-helix transcriptional regulator; the encoded protein is MTNRDDLLRLDNQLCFAIVTAARNVVSIYRPVLEPLGLTHPQYLVMLALWEESPRALGDLAAALAWEPATASPLVKRLEAQGLVRRERRSDDERRLAIDLTEEGAALRERALDVPEQIMARVGLDADRLAAIRDSLAPFSGAFGG